From a region of the Campylobacter sp. genome:
- a CDS encoding glycosyltransferase family 39 protein, translating into MFNTKILENLMVAFCFCITLALHLLIFNHYFSLQEGWWETYAYLVNKGEVINKDFYLAWTPLFVYINAFYQKIFGINFFAFACIGVVAAMIQVILLYAVLREFFSRVSSAVAAIFASLLWIVGGSYIAKDYHTYVFIIEFSTLLFLVRSIKNENSKKGIIYQILGILFLVLLFFIKQNVGLVLFASLFVSYAFISSSVKDYFKRIGFLLLFTIIFFASINFIMPFDPSSITDNDSKGSLWTIATRFWTNNVNFETLLNGFYIFCIILILFYLRNYIKDFYTKILLKIISVTTKEFRIFILILIYIFLIYGFIYIMNNFGISMYRFISAAIGLILFLMYAFFIKNNRFYNSQKYVFITLSMTAISYAGTFADLFTANSNMICIAFLCAFIINYTRIKHIKNILVCILLISIYFNIESVLYTPYQWNYNYQTNVFNARTQSTYPQLKGIYMDERTANIYNYFMIYVNEKSKSKDDFYFFNLPIMYLLNNKIPPYKLVTHWFDVSSSKAIEEEYNEFIKSPTRNIVMYQYQTYFSLTHKRFQGKSSFKQADFYEIMNKWVKEGKYKFIGSIIVPYDDASLEEEKNHILKNLLIILQNDKFFGMSRDEFTSWLKDNGITLTYVKHEEVKTDDQNSKQLDENKQDLMQNGDILQMDGSVADLSRIFPQLGVAPIESTFFNTINIYERQED; encoded by the coding sequence ATGTTTAACACTAAAATTTTAGAAAATTTAATGGTTGCTTTTTGCTTTTGTATAACGCTTGCATTACATTTACTGATATTTAACCATTATTTCTCACTCCAAGAAGGCTGGTGGGAAACCTATGCTTATTTAGTAAATAAAGGAGAAGTGATCAATAAAGATTTTTATCTAGCATGGACTCCGTTATTTGTTTATATAAATGCCTTTTATCAAAAAATATTCGGGATAAATTTCTTTGCTTTTGCCTGCATCGGTGTAGTGGCCGCAATGATACAGGTGATCTTGCTTTATGCTGTTTTGAGGGAGTTTTTTTCTAGGGTAAGCAGCGCTGTAGCAGCAATTTTTGCGAGCTTACTATGGATCGTTGGCGGGTCGTATATTGCCAAAGACTATCATACCTACGTCTTCATCATAGAATTTTCTACTCTATTATTTCTAGTAAGATCCATAAAGAACGAGAATTCTAAAAAAGGCATCATATATCAAATACTTGGAATCTTATTTCTAGTCCTACTTTTTTTCATAAAGCAAAATGTGGGATTGGTTCTTTTTGCAAGTCTTTTTGTATCTTATGCTTTTATATCTAGTAGCGTAAAAGATTATTTTAAAAGAATAGGATTTTTACTACTCTTTACTATTATATTCTTTGCATCCATAAATTTCATCATGCCTTTTGATCCTTCATCAATAACAGATAATGATTCAAAAGGAAGTCTATGGACGATAGCGACGAGGTTTTGGACAAATAATGTAAATTTTGAGACTTTATTAAATGGATTTTATATCTTTTGTATCATTCTAATCCTTTTTTACCTTAGAAACTATATAAAGGATTTTTATACAAAAATTTTATTAAAAATTATATCTGTTACTACCAAAGAATTTCGCATATTTATTCTTATTTTAATTTATATATTTCTAATTTATGGCTTTATTTATATTATGAATAACTTTGGAATTTCAATGTATCGTTTTATATCAGCCGCAATAGGTCTAATTCTCTTTCTTATGTATGCTTTTTTTATAAAAAATAATCGATTCTACAATTCACAAAAATATGTATTTATAACTTTATCGATGACGGCTATTTCGTACGCAGGGACCTTTGCAGATTTATTTACGGCTAATTCAAATATGATTTGCATAGCTTTTTTATGTGCTTTTATAATAAATTATACAAGAATTAAACATATCAAAAATATATTAGTGTGTATTTTATTGATTTCTATATATTTTAATATCGAATCTGTTTTATATACACCATATCAATGGAATTACAATTATCAAACTAATGTATTTAATGCTAGAACTCAAAGTACTTATCCGCAACTTAAAGGCATCTATATGGATGAAAGGACTGCAAATATTTATAATTATTTTATGATTTATGTTAATGAAAAATCAAAATCCAAAGATGATTTCTACTTTTTTAATTTGCCTATAATGTATTTATTAAATAATAAAATTCCACCATATAAGCTAGTAACACATTGGTTTGATGTATCATCATCTAAAGCCATAGAAGAGGAGTATAATGAATTTATAAAATCACCTACGCGAAACATTGTAATGTATCAATACCAAACTTACTTTTCTTTGACACACAAACGTTTTCAAGGTAAAAGTTCTTTTAAACAGGCTGATTTTTATGAAATAATGAACAAATGGGTAAAAGAAGGAAAGTATAAATTTATAGGATCTATTATAGTACCGTATGACGACGCCTCTTTGGAAGAAGAGAAAAATCATATACTTAAGAATTTATTAATTATACTTCAGAATGATAAATTTTTTGGTATGAGTCGCGATGAGTTTACGAGCTGGCTTAAAGACAACGGTATAACACTTACATATGTTAAGCATGAAGAAGTAAAAACTGATGATCAAAATTCTAAACAGCTAGATGAGAATAAGCAAGATTTGATGCAAAATGGTGATATATTGCAAATGGACGGAAGTGTAGCTGATTTAAGTAGGATATTTCCGCAATTAGGAGTGGCACCCATTGAATCTACTTTTTTTAATACGATAAATATTTATGAAAGACAAGAAGATTAA
- a CDS encoding glycosyltransferase family 39 protein: MNDIRLEKFITALSLIAVLILHILIFNHYFSLQEGWWETYAYLVNKGEVINKDFYLAWTPLFVYINAFYQKIFGINFFAFACIGVVAAMIQVILLYAVLREFFSRVSSAVAAIFASLLWIVGGSYIAKDYHTYVFIIEFSTLLFLVRSIKNENSKKGIIYQILGILFLVLLFFIKQNVGLVLFASLFVSYAFISSSVKDYFKRIGFLLLFTIIFFASINFIMPFDPSSITDNDSKGSLWTIATRFIFEPLLFKNLIVAFTIFIFILVLKRYFDCICCIYDKTMMKIMHDVASPIRFAMVGAIFIVLGYFIIHFTSKHIYIGFSISIILFIITMVFIIKNAKIYKSKEYKFMTLAITAIVYSGTLTSYALDMNTILLCLSFAFAYILNQNLRNFVRAIFLFWMLFIMALIFYSKLLNPYNWLENYQPSIFRADSEASYPQLKGIKMDKKISEILDFFHEYVGKKSNSDKDFYFFNFPIMYLLNNKIPPYKLMTQWFDVVPTKLANKEYEDFINNPSDNVVLYQYSALAFEVHKRFLQKDHFMQEEFHKTMNEWVKEGKYKFIRSFVVPSYLEYAPKYKNGAIKMEVIIQNSALIGENYKKLKTWLDANGIILENVKRDGANIYSSDDLDDVSQSISMGDVVVIEGPIKYVFAIFPQIGVMPIDRSGSLNSINIYERVK, translated from the coding sequence ATGAATGATATACGTTTAGAAAAATTTATAACAGCTTTATCTCTTATAGCAGTTTTAATCCTACATATCCTCATCTTTAACCATTACTTCTCACTCCAAGAAGGCTGGTGGGAAACCTATGCTTATTTAGTAAATAAAGGAGAAGTGATCAATAAAGATTTTTATCTAGCATGGACTCCGTTATTTGTTTATATAAATGCCTTTTATCAAAAAATATTCGGGATAAATTTCTTTGCTTTTGCCTGCATCGGTGTAGTGGCCGCAATGATACAGGTGATCTTGCTTTATGCTGTTTTGAGGGAGTTTTTTTCTAGGGTAAGCAGCGCTGTAGCAGCAATTTTTGCGAGCTTACTATGGATCGTTGGCGGGTCGTATATTGCCAAAGACTATCATACCTACGTCTTCATCATAGAATTTTCTACTCTATTATTTCTAGTAAGATCCATAAAGAACGAGAATTCTAAAAAAGGCATCATATATCAAATACTTGGAATCTTATTTCTAGTCCTACTTTTTTTCATAAAGCAAAATGTGGGATTGGTTCTTTTTGCAAGTCTTTTTGTATCTTATGCTTTTATATCTAGTAGCGTAAAAGATTATTTTAAAAGAATAGGATTTTTACTACTCTTTACTATTATATTCTTTGCATCCATAAATTTCATCATGCCTTTTGATCCTTCATCAATAACAGATAATGATTCAAAAGGAAGTCTATGGACGATAGCGACGAGGTTTATTTTTGAGCCATTATTATTTAAGAATTTAATTGTGGCATTTACTATATTTATTTTTATACTAGTATTAAAAAGATACTTTGATTGTATTTGTTGTATATATGATAAAACTATGATGAAAATAATGCATGATGTTGCTAGTCCTATAAGATTCGCAATGGTAGGTGCAATTTTTATAGTGCTTGGATATTTTATAATTCATTTTACTAGCAAGCATATCTATATTGGCTTTTCTATATCTATAATACTATTTATAATTACCATGGTATTTATTATTAAAAATGCTAAAATTTATAAATCTAAAGAATATAAATTTATGACGCTAGCCATTACGGCCATAGTATATAGTGGTACCTTAACTTCGTATGCGCTAGACATGAATACTATATTGCTTTGCCTGAGCTTTGCCTTTGCATATATATTAAATCAAAATTTAAGAAATTTTGTAAGGGCGATATTTTTATTCTGGATGCTTTTTATAATGGCTTTAATATTTTATAGTAAGCTATTAAATCCATATAATTGGTTAGAGAATTATCAACCAAGTATATTTCGGGCAGATAGTGAGGCTTCTTATCCACAATTAAAGGGTATAAAAATGGATAAGAAAATTTCTGAAATTTTAGATTTTTTTCATGAATATGTTGGTAAAAAATCCAACTCTGATAAAGATTTTTACTTTTTTAACTTTCCTATAATGTATCTATTAAACAATAAAATTCCACCATATAAATTGATGACGCAGTGGTTTGATGTAGTGCCTACAAAGCTGGCAAATAAAGAATACGAAGATTTTATAAATAATCCGAGCGATAACGTGGTATTGTATCAATATTCTGCTTTGGCATTTGAGGTTCACAAGAGATTTTTACAAAAAGATCATTTTATGCAAGAAGAATTTCATAAAACTATGAATGAGTGGGTTAAAGAGGGTAAATATAAATTTATTAGATCTTTTGTAGTGCCCAGTTATTTAGAATATGCTCCAAAGTATAAAAATGGAGCTATCAAAATGGAAGTAATAATACAAAATAGTGCTTTGATCGGTGAAAATTATAAAAAATTAAAAACTTGGCTTGATGCGAATGGAATAATTTTAGAGAATGTAAAACGAGATGGTGCAAATATATATAGCAGCGATGATTTGGATGATGTATCGCAAAGTATAAGTATGGGTGATGTTGTTGTTATTGAGGGGCCGATAAAGTATGTTTTTGCCATCTTTCCTCAGATAGGAGTTATGCCGATCGATAGATCAGGGAGTCTAAATTCGATAAATATATATGAAAGGGTCAAATAG